The genomic window AAAACGATGGGGAGTCATCTTCAAGTGCTTGACGACCAGATGCATTCACATTGACCTCCTCAATAGCATTGATACCGATGCATTTTTGTTGGCACTTAGACGGTTTATAGCTCGCAGAGGAACCCCATCCGAAATTTTCTCGGATCAGGGGACCAATTTCCGAGGAGCTGCAATTGAATTACGGGAAGCCTTCAAAGTAATGGAACCCAAACTGCAAGAGTTGTTGGCTAACTATCAGATAAACTTTAGGATGAATCCTCCCGCCACACCACACTTCGGAGGTGCATGGGAAAGGGAGATCAGATCAGTAAAGTCTGCCCTGCAGGTAGTTGTTGGTAGCCAGTCAGTTCCAGAGGAAGTACTACGCACAGTACTGATCGAAGTTGAGGGCATCCTTAACAGCAAGCCATTGGGATATGTCTCATCCGATGTGGCAGACATAGACCCGGTTGCCCCTAACATGCTGCTCATGGGGCGGCGAGACGCCTCACTCCCCCAGGTAATCTACACTCCTGAACCGCTATCCAAGCGTCACTGGCGTCACTCTCAAACCATTGTGGATCACTTCTGGTCATATTACACCCGGCATTACCTCCCAAGCCTTCAGACTCACCAGAAGTGGCAGCGAGAAACCCAAGATTTAACTGAGAATATGGTAGTGATGATTATGGATCCTCAGCTTCCCAGAGCCCATTGGCCAACTGGTCAGGTAGTCAAGTTGATACCCAGTGCTGATGGACACATTAGATCAGCTCAAATCAAGGTCAGTGATCGCTTATACATACGACCTGTGGCCAAACTCGTCAGACTTCCAGCACTTCCGGATGGAGGTGACGCTGACCCCAAGGACTAGGGAATTTATTCTCACACATTTTAGCTATGCTAATCTGGGGGCGGCTGTTCTAAATTCCCTGTAAGAGTATACGGGAAGGACTTTTGTCATGAAACATCTTATAGTGTATTTCCTCTGGGTGGCGCTAGTTTCCGCTATTCCGCTATTGtgtttttactttcacttttgccAGCCGTTTGCTCCGCCATTTCTTCAGGTGTTAATGTGCGTGATTGAATGtaagtttattatttaattatacaaattataagtgatacatgtttattatgttgttGTGTTTAAATATTCAGTTTGTGCAACCGAATTTTACATTGTGCACTATGTTATAATATGAGAGCTATATACAGTGATTCACGTGCATATGTTCACTGCTGTTAATCCCCTCTCTGTGACATTGGTACATGCATAACTTGTCAGTAGTGTGTTACTGTTTGTTTATGTAACTTAATGTTATTGGACATACActgatgtatatttttattttgttcatttcagAAAGACCACATTTAATACCTTGCACATAACTGAATGATGCCAAATATGCAAACAAATATAAAGAGTTGAACTGTTCCATGTCTCCTGTCACGCTTCTTACCGGAGCCCCGTAGTGGATGAGCATTCACCTACCTATATTATTAGTTATAGTTCTTTTCAATATATTTCATTCCCATTGATATTGGGACCCCAATGTGACTCCATGTTCAAACTGTTGAATTTACCCATTTTCAATGGTCAAGAACAATGTTGATAGTTATTGTGTTTAAAGAAGAATGTGTAAAGAACAAATAACACTGAAAATAGAAATGAATCTTGTTTTCCTCTATCAAAACAACTGAATTCATCACACCTGTCTGAGggccaaacacacatttttctgAAGTTTACAGGTCTTTAATTCAAGACTGATAAAGATATCTTAATGTCACTTTAGATTCTTGTTCTTATGAAACTTTTCTTCTGTAATCttcatttttaaggccctataTGGTTCAATTTCATAGATATAGGGATGTCAATGTGGTAACGTGTAGTTACAATACTGCGTATTTGAACTGCATATTTGGTAGCTTCAGAAGctgttaaaatgaacaaaatcccattcacctaaaaataaattcttataAATACACTTTTGAGAGCAAGTtaatgggcctcatttataaatcTATGGGTTTCACGTGTGATTCATCAAACATTCGTATGCTGGCAATCCTATCacactttgctgccgtatcatggctacagcagtgcaatgatattacgcagcgtctctcacatacgtctccatggttgcaaggcacgttccctgtgcaagcaggggctcacgggcgctgcgtaatatcattgcactgctgcagccaaagttccttgattattacgcctgaatgagagtatagttcctagccatatcagcctagaaaatcgcaacttttcattttctgtaggtcttagtacacgatttaactacagaagagtcaagttttaaataggaaaaatatcaaaactctttggtcatttttaagcgcgatgctaacggtctaatcagattcaatgaactatgctaagctatgctaaaagtggtactgccTGAACCGGAGATCgtctgaatggattcgaaaacggtaaaactcaactgtttaactctaggggagttggaaaatgagcctattttcaaaaaaagtggagtgttcctttaataaacaatcgtagtcgtacaggcaatggtcagatAACAGCAACAGGAACAACGTAGAATAAACAGAGACAGGGTCGGTACCAGGCagagggtcaggacaggcgtcAGACAGGGCAGAATAGTCCAGCAGAGGTACAACAAGGCAGGCGGCAATAGGCAAACGAGGTGGTCAGGCAGTCCAAGGTCAAACACGGGATAACAATACACAGggtaaacgctcagaaatgaatGCAGGGCAAATTAAGACTTCGCGAAGCATGATGGGTTATGGgagtcttaaatagtccagGGAATGCACTGCTGGTGGGAGGTGTAATCAGTCCAGGTATGTGGGATGGGAGTTGTAGTTCTAGAGACCGGTTAGTACTCCGGTGATGGCGCCCTCAGGTGGCGATCGGAGGGGACCACAGAGACCGTTTCTGTGACACTAATGTATATAAATTGCCCTCTTACAGTGTGTCACAAAAAAGCAGAGCTGagataagattaaaaaaaatggtaacattTTAGTTTAGGGTCTAATTCTCACCATTAACTAGTTACTTATTATGATGCATAtgactagaatattggctgtttattagtacctataaagcacatattaatgccttattctgcatgaccatattctacatcccataatcctacagaatacctaaacttaactatcttactaactattaataagcagtaattaggagtttatggGGCAAAAGTCATAGTCAATAGTTAGTtggtgagaattggaccctaatctaaagtgtgtcAAAATTCACAAGATGTCGCCATAATAATCTCATTGGATTTCGAAATGTTGCCATACCATGTAGCTACTACACATTCAACAATTCAACCAGCTCaccataacttgttttcatcaCTTTTATTAATCATATGCATTGAGAATTCATTAGTCATGTTGGCCAAAAATTTGTTCAAATTTGGGCTATTGGAAATAATTTTGTCCAGGATAAAGAATGAACATAATAATTTTAAACTTGAGTTTTCAAACATCTTTGTCATGGCCGATGCACTTCATTCACAGTGGAAGGAGTACTCCGCCTCTGACTGATCACCTGAAAGAAAAAGATTTCACATTCATACAACAATGGAAACCTGTACAGGGAAAAACTCTGAATAAACAATGTGCGTCACATGATCAAAACATTCAACGCTGGCATATTAAATCTTACTTGTTTGGTAGTAATCATACACTTTGACCACAGCTGGCTTGAGATTCTTCACTGGAAGAACCCGTTTCATTTGTATCTGGTAATTGATTGGAATATTTCGTGGGATCTGCAGGAGGAAACAAACTCATCAGTCATGGACATTACAGATAATATGTTGATGAATCAATCTAATGAAATAAAATCATGTGAATGTTGCTGTTCTCTCACCTCCTTCAAATAAATTATGAGATGATCATTTTTAGAATCGACCCTTTCCACAAGTGATGCATGTATTCTGGAAGAACTTCCAAGCTGTGATGAATCACTAAAACTCACAAGTGATGTCTCAGCTGTGAATCCAGATAAGAGTTTAATATCCACAATGGCCATGTTAGTCCTTTCCTGTAGACCATCATATCTGGAAAAGAGAAAATGAAAAGATATGGTTCTTAAATGATAAATTTACAAATAAGCGAGAACAAAAGCCAGTTTTTGACAGATTAATCCCAGAGGGAGCATATAGAAGGAACAAAACAGGGCCGAGATACAAACCTTGAGGAACACCGGAAATGATGGGACGATGTTGTTGCAAAGATACTTACAGTcaatagaatgttcaaaaggaACCATcaaattaaagtgttaccaaaatattcAGTAAAGATTTATTTGTCAGTAAATATTAACTCATAATCATGGTCTTGTCTTTTAACGAACACAAATGTTCTTACTTGACAGTGAACTTCAAAATGAAATTTTGTCCCAATGTTTTGCAATCTCCCTCAATCTTAGCATCAATGCTCAATGTTTTAGCTTCAGTAGGAGTGGGAATGTTGTAGAACTGGGCCATCTGAGAGAgtcaacacaaacaaatacacattCATAAATCATCTCACAGCAGAATAACCACAAAAGAGAGAAAGTGAGTATGAGTAAATGAAGCTGAACACACTACAGACCTGCACAGACACACAGGTCGAGCCCTTCACTTCAATTCTGTATTTGGCTGGAACGTTCTGCAGCTGCTTCTCCTGGTACAGTAACTTGTTGTCCTGATTGACATCAAAGTGGTGAGTGTCTCCTTCTGACTGTACAGTCACTGTGCTGGAGCTGTCAGAGCTAAACACTTTGGTGGCGTACAAAGACAGAGCCTGAAGAGCCACCACTGTGTCCTGGGAAATAAATGTGTTCAGTAATGTCACTTTTACTCATTCACACCAGCACATTCAGCAATAGTGTGTTTGAGTGGAGAAGTTTGAGTAACCTGTGTGGAGGAGAATCCTCCATAGGCATTCTGCTGCTTCACAAGCCACCTGACAATCCTGTTAGCATAGCCAAGATCAGCTGTGGTGACTGAATCTGCAGTGAGAACGGCTAGCAGCACATATGAGCTGATCTCCACTGCCAGAGACTCGGAGTCATCAGCAGATGCAGACTGAGACCAGTGGAGAAGAGACCCTAAAGGACAAAAGACACACATGTACAATAGTGCAGTCATAAAAGACAACAAAGTCATCAGAAACAAACCTCTTACCGTCTGAAATAGCAACTTTCTCCAGTTTCTTGAAAAGCTGCTGTCGAGTGAGCATGTCTCTAGCCAGACTGAAAGTGTAGGCGAGCAGAGCAGTGGTGTAAGTGTTTCTGACATCTGCAATGACAGACCTCAAGCATGATAAACCTTCACTGATGACAGGATCCTGTGACAAAAAACGAAAAGAAACAAACGCTGTGAGTGTCATTTTTCTACGAGTTTATACTAGGGCAGCCCGTTTTATCGCACGAtacgaaaaataacattgatataGTGCTTAAACGCCATTCTTAGTGTTCtaagtatggctccaaatgctaatctatctgaaagcactgctagtttgagtcgcttataatgtacatttgaaaaagaaacACGCGTCAAACATCTTTCAAGACataagaagcatttattaacatcttgtacaacaaaagacaatatttaataacatgtttttactccaaactcactccATAACGATAGTTGAGCATGTGAGATGATGAgtcttcttacacagaataaggcagtcgtgtgtttattagtcatgtttaatcaatcaaagcattacaatcttctgtttattcagctacagcagCGATAATACAGGATTTCCTGGAATGACGCGTGTTATCTACTACCGCAGCAGGACATATTTGTAGTTTCTGcacaagagcgccctctggctttcagatggagaagcatttactactgatcacagagccgtacagctctgacaagctgcacATAAAagaatcgcagcctttgccaaattgCATGCAATAAAATTTTCAATAAATCGtgatatattgtgcagccctagtttaTACTGTGTTTCCTGTAGATGAACTTACTGTGACTGGAGTTTCCAGTTCAAGCAATGATGCAGTAATGTAGGCAGTCATGGTTGCCTCATCATTGACTCCACCCTGCAATATATGGGAAATAAAGGATAAATAAAGCAACACACTGAAACGATTAAAGGAAAGTGTATCtagacaaactttgatgttggcttgagaaagtCTTTGGGCACTATCATACACCCAGTACAATGCAGCGCCAGGAGCGACAAGtattttttgctagtttcagtcCGGCACAGTTTCAGTcgttcctggactacatttcccagtatcctccctgccaatcacctgcactcacattatctggactatttaagcCACTCACATCCTCACACACTTTGCGTGGTCTTGTATTCTCCTGTTGTAATTCTGAGCGTTAGCTATCTTGTTTGTCTGCCTGTTCCTGATCCTGTCTGTTCCCTGTGTACgattctctgctgcctgcccttTGGACTATTTGCTCTGCTTTGGATTTACGATTgttatctgccagccctgacccatTGCCTGTTCTtcgactacgattctgcctgctcTCTGCCATACCTGCTTGCCTGGGTCTCCAGCGTGGGAGTCggacgctctaacaaggaggctaaaggctgcaacctccagcgtcagtcgctagagcatctcttgagatcagaggaggTTTACCCCCGTTACATTAGTAATATGTGCCTATATGcttctgcttattacacacacaggcacacgcagcagcacacaaacatgccaaatataatagtcaacatttgaagcggatcaaaaaagttaaaagTTGTCCTAGGACAAGAACAGGTATGGCATTTTGGTTTTACGACAACTTtaatgaaaggttttgatccacttcaaatgttgactactgtattaAACACTAATTACttattaagagaatagggacaaccttGTTAGACCATGCGCCAGGCGCACTGATCATTTTTCCCATCGTTAAACtggcaaaagtggattcggacacgcctTAACTGCACTTGTGCCGTGCGCtttagaccatgtgcttagatcattaaaatagggccctaaatGGTCTTATAGATTCCAGGTTTTCTAGATAGTTACCAGGCCATTTCTAGGTGGTTTCTATGGTTTTGGTTTGTATAGATTTATAGATGTTAACAGACCTTCATTCTGTTGTCGAACAGTCTTCCCTGTAGGAGAAAACAGCCATCTGAATCCCGTCTGTTTATTAACCATTCCTTTGCACTCTGAATAATGTTTGGATCGataaatatgtatttctgtGCTCTGCCAAAGGACCTCAGCACAAAGGCAGTCAACCTGATGGTGTGGAAGATATAATTCAATTCAATAAATCATTCTATTCATCACAAATCTAAAAACAAATCATTTGAACTGAgagacacatttttaaatgtgtttttgtaccaTCTTCTTAGGTTTGTTACTGAAGATTACCTTGATATTAGTTCTGTTTAACAAAAGAAATAGTGGAAATATATTTACCATGTATTCCCATCACCATTACCAAATGTGCTGTATGATCCATCAAAATGCCTGTAGTTCATTTGTCTCTGGTATCCTGTTTAGTGTGATGATGGTTAACACTTCAAGTGTCTGATTATTTAACTTTACTGAATGACATTCAGGTGtgttaaaaatgtgtaatttggTATATAAAAGAAAACACAATCTCAGTATTTTCTTATTCTTAGTATTTTCTTGACATGGTTTATGTCTCTCACCGCTCTTCAGGAAGCCTGTGGCTGTCTCTCGGATGGCTGAGGTGAGCTGCTCCGTGTTCTCCAGATACTGCAGTATGTAAATATTGGGAGAAAGAACAGCCATGTTTTGTTCTCCACAGCCGTACGGCATCCGTAATAATCCGTGAAGATTCCTCAGCGCCCGACCCAATATGTCTCCTAGAAACCATACCCTAATAAAACTCACTACATTTTATAATCCAAACCCAATCTCCTCATTTCTGcttgtatttgtaaatgttacCAATGACTGAAACAGAGGATCTGACTGATCCCTCTATCACATCTTTAGGGAGGGTCAGAGCCACTTCCTCTGAGAGAGTGTCACCTGTGAAGAGGCAGAAACACATATCAGCGATGATCAGCAGAGTAACGCTATGATGTTAAATAGAGTCTGTGGACTTACCCTTTGGACACAGTAACCAGCTGTGAGTCTCAGTCTTTTCAGTTCCTTCTGCCTGCAGCATAAAACAATCACATCAACACATCATACTGACAGAAGCAGCATTAAGGCTGTTTGATGTGCGCTGACCTGTACGAGCAGACTTTGTGTGACCGTGTCAATGCGTCCTCTCTCTGGGACGGTCACGATCTCATTGTCACACACAGTCTGGGACGCCTCTGCCTCCGCACTGACAGTGATATTCAAGACTCCTGCAGCACAAGACATGTACATGTAGATGCATCAGACACAAACACTGAGAAACAATGATTCAGACTGGAAAACCCACCAAGAACAGAAGGACTGAGGATCCATTTAAAGGTTTTTCTTCCAGCAGCACATAGACAGGATGAATACTGATCATCAGAGGAGGCTTTGAGAGTGTAGTCTGATGAAGGAGCTGGAGTCACTTTAACCTGTCAATCAACCACACAGGATTAGTGGCATATTGGATATGATTTGATTAGACTGAGTCTGAAATCTCACCATGATGCACTTGGACAGATAGTTGAAGACAGTGGCCTTCAGCTCAAAGATCTCCCCACGGATGATGGAGTAAGGCAGAGAGAGCTCCAGGAAGAAGGGCTGGAAAACTGTCAACTGAGCAGGAGGAGCCAGACCCAGACCGTCGGAGGACAGACAGAAGGCCTCCGTCTCCCAAGAAGTGATGGTGTCAGGAACCGTGACAGGAATCTGAGCTGATCCAGAGTCCCTGTGGAAGAATTACAACAATAGGCATATTTGATTCTGCCATTGTTTCAACACACAGATGATTAAAAAAACTGATTCAGAATCTGCAAAGCAAGCAATGTATTTTCTGTCCTGTGGTTGTGATGGGAGATGATGTATTAAAGATGAGTAATAAGATAAATGTGATGTTAAATATACGGATTACGCTTCACATACCCCACTTCAACAAGTTCCCAGATCCAGGTTTCTGGAAAGACGGAGCGAACCGTAACTACTGGAGAATCTCTGTCAGTGGTTCTAAAATCTCCAGCATCAATAAGAAAACCAAGACCAAAATGAGGAAGCATTGAAAAAGATGGTGGATAATCTGGAGGTATCCCTGGAAaaaaagtgatattttatagttttatattttatgtatttgaacaGCACCTCAAAATAACCAAGTCTATATCAGTCATATATGAACAGCAAATGGAAGTTGGATCATCTTTCTaatatacattattttattttcatatactgAATTATTTTAGTGTTATCAAAGTTTTCTAGTTTCAGTTTATTAAGATTTTAGGGCTGCCAAAGTTAATGTGTcgattttattttacaaaagttaaataGTTAGGTTTTTGTTACCAACGATAACTGATTCAA from Chanodichthys erythropterus isolate Z2021 chromosome 24, ASM2448905v1, whole genome shotgun sequence includes these protein-coding regions:
- the LOC137015293 gene encoding alpha-2-macroglobulin-like; protein product: MALNMSCCWKGLLLLSFLLICVNGQERLSFMVTFPALIDSGSEAKLCASLLKPNESLVMNIHLVHGNQSTLLLQEKAEEEFHRCFNFKAPLVEAESVQSIKVELHGKAFKMTEERNVMFRPYHPPTFIQTDKPIYNPGQTVNFRVVSMDTNFAPLVQQYSRVVLEDSKGNQIGQWTNVSSPRWILQRSYELNPEAREGMYKLKAFISDWMISHGFEVKKYVLPKFEVTVKSPNKLNFEEEELIIEVCGKYTYGQPVAGKSWVKVCRDHSQSHHFLYHFHQFTPVCLEETIEIEKTGCAIHTLDTSVFLNTTLEDRLQNSLRVEAVLTEEGTEITMRQSKFVSLTHEIGNVTFIDLPKTYEHGSVIEGKIKLSDLKGAPIQNKQVYLITWNSKLLLNLTTNSDGLASFSLNTSSLYKWNIYLIASVYQEGDYYYHNRPYISADKKIVQLLHPVPYPLPYPHNPTSELIIENTKQPLKCDSEFTATIKYSFLGETVEDFKTDIVYMVLSRGVIVHHGYETVEVKSSNGVARGTVSFKLSVGGYLSPVMQILAYCVLPSEDVVAGSRNFDTEKCFKNKVSLQFSPAKAVPGEKNTLQLSAQPGSLCGLSAIDQSILILKSGERLDTDKIFNLLPVQSRSDFPYAVEDEQEQECLHMRPRRHVPTGKAYESLKRVGLKMATNLVVRFPRCLSYRGLMFDPLLIGIPPDYPPSFSMLPHFGLGFLIDAGDFRTTDRDSPVVTVRSVFPETWIWELVEVGDSGSAQIPVTVPDTITSWETEAFCLSSDGLGLAPPAQLTVFQPFFLELSLPYSIIRGEIFELKATVFNYLSKCIMVKVTPAPSSDYTLKASSDDQYSSCLCAAGRKTFKWILSPSVLGVLNITVSAEAEASQTVCDNEIVTVPERGRIDTVTQSLLVQAEGTEKTETHSWLLCPKGDTLSEEVALTLPKDVIEGSVRSSVSVIGDILGRALRNLHGLLRMPYGCGEQNMAVLSPNIYILQYLENTEQLTSAIRETATGFLKSGYQRQMNYRHFDGSYSTFGNGDGNTWLTAFVLRSFGRAQKYIFIDPNIIQSAKEWLINRRDSDGCFLLQGRLFDNRMKGGVNDEATMTAYITASLLELETPVTDPVISEGLSCLRSVIADVRNTYTTALLAYTFSLARDMLTRQQLFKKLEKVAISDGSLLHWSQSASADDSESLAVEISSYVLLAVLTADSVTTADLGYANRIVRWLVKQQNAYGGFSSTQDTVVALQALSLYATKVFSSDSSSTVTVQSEGDTHHFDVNQDNKLLYQEKQLQNVPAKYRIEVKGSTCVSVQMAQFYNIPTPTEAKTLSIDAKIEGDCKTLGQNFILKFTVKYDGLQERTNMAIVDIKLLSGFTAETSLVSFSDSSQLGSSSRIHASLVERVDSKNDHLIIYLKEIPRNIPINYQIQMKRVLPVKNLKPAVVKVYDYYQTSDQSEAEYSFHCE